One stretch of Candidatus Rokuibacteriota bacterium DNA includes these proteins:
- the murC gene encoding UDP-N-acetylmuramate--L-alanine ligase: MFKRYQQIHFVGIGGAGMSGIAEVLLTLGYRVTGSDQRRGEAVERLERLGAKIFSGHEPSHVEGAHVVVYSSAVARDNVEVQVARQRGVPVIARAEMLAELMRLKYGIAIAGTHGKTTTTSMVAAVLGAAGLDPTVVVGGRVLGLGANARLGQGEFLVAEADESDGSFLKLTPTIAVVTTVDAEHLDHYADLDAIRAAFLTFVNKVPFYGSAVLCLDQPNIQQMIPLIEKRVVTYGLESGADITARRLSFSGMQSRFEILHRGKTLGTATIQVPGRHNVLNALAAVGVGLDLEVPFERIQQALSGFVGVQRRFQIRGEAAGVLVVDDYGHHPAEIRATLAAAKAGFDRRVLTVFQPHRYTRTQHLRQEFFTAFYQSDVLIVMDIYAAGEAPIPGVHARDLADGIAAHGHREVLYMDGDRAGILNYLCESTRPGDLVLTLGAGDVGQLGAELLTRLNDPRDQSNRR; this comes from the coding sequence GTGGAAAGGCTCGAGCGCCTGGGCGCCAAGATCTTCTCCGGCCACGAGCCCAGCCACGTCGAGGGCGCGCACGTCGTCGTCTACTCCTCCGCCGTCGCGCGCGACAACGTCGAGGTGCAGGTGGCGCGCCAGCGCGGCGTGCCCGTCATCGCGCGCGCCGAGATGCTGGCCGAGCTGATGCGGCTCAAGTACGGGATCGCCATCGCCGGCACCCACGGCAAGACCACGACCACCTCTATGGTGGCGGCGGTGCTGGGGGCGGCGGGGCTCGACCCGACCGTGGTGGTGGGCGGGCGCGTCCTCGGCCTCGGGGCCAACGCCCGGCTCGGGCAGGGCGAGTTCCTCGTGGCCGAGGCGGACGAGTCGGACGGCTCCTTCCTCAAGCTCACGCCGACCATCGCGGTCGTGACGACGGTCGACGCCGAGCACCTCGACCACTACGCCGACCTCGACGCGATCCGCGCCGCCTTCCTCACCTTCGTGAACAAGGTGCCGTTCTACGGCTCGGCCGTGCTCTGCCTCGACCAGCCCAACATCCAGCAGATGATCCCGCTGATCGAGAAGCGGGTCGTGACGTACGGGCTCGAGTCCGGCGCCGATATCACGGCGCGCAGGCTGTCTTTCTCCGGTATGCAGTCGCGGTTCGAGATCCTGCACCGGGGCAAGACGCTGGGCACGGCGACCATCCAAGTGCCGGGCCGGCACAACGTGCTCAACGCGCTCGCCGCCGTCGGCGTGGGCCTCGACCTCGAGGTGCCCTTCGAGCGCATCCAGCAAGCGCTGTCCGGATTCGTGGGCGTCCAGCGCCGCTTCCAGATCCGAGGCGAGGCGGCGGGCGTCCTCGTCGTGGACGACTACGGGCATCACCCAGCCGAGATCCGCGCCACCCTGGCCGCCGCCAAGGCCGGGTTCGACCGGCGCGTGCTCACGGTGTTCCAGCCTCACCGGTACACCCGGACCCAGCACCTGCGGCAGGAGTTCTTCACGGCCTTCTACCAGTCGGACGTGCTGATCGTCATGGACATCTATGCCGCCGGCGAGGCGCCGATCCCGGGCGTGCACGCGAGGGACCTCGCGGACGGCATCGCGGCCCACGGTCACCGGGAAGTCCTCTACATGGACGGCGACCGGGCCGGCATCCTCAACTACCTGTGCGAATCCACCCGTCCCGGCGACCTCGTGCTGACCTTGGGCGCCGGGGACGTCGGCCAGCTGGGCGCGGAGCTTCTCACGCGCCTCAACGACCCGCGCGACCAGTCGAACAGGAGGTAA